The Hymenobacter sp. GOD-10R genome includes a window with the following:
- a CDS encoding M2 family metallopeptidase: MKKSYLSGLALATLGTALWSCAPTTKTPAAATAPPAATAPGLTYQPNSTDWRAQAEAFLKQYSAEYQRLYTESSEAEWRSNTHIVPGDTTNSGATARANERIAAFAGSAENIQRLRQFLDHKDQLSEIQVKELQTALYNAANSPQTVADVVKRRIKAEAAQTEKLYGFDYQYNGKSVTTNDLDELLRTEKNPQKRQAIWEASKAIGPTLKEGLLNLRGLRNQTVQALGYSDFFSYQASDYGMSREEMMALVRKINEELRPLYRELHTYARYELAKKYGVKQVPDYLPASWVPNRWGQDWSSMVDVKGVNLDATLAKKGPEWQVKQAERFYQSLGFQALPAVFWEKSSLYPLPAGANYKKNNHASAWHIDLNQDVRSLMSVEANTEWYETTHHELGHIYYYLTYTNPDVPPLLRQGANRGYHEAMGSLMGLAASQKPFLVGLELMDPKTQTDQTQTLLKEALNYVTFIPFSSGVMSEWENSFYADNLPADQLNAKWWELVKKYQGIVPPTARGEQYLDPATKTHINDDPAQYYDYALSYVILFQLHDHIAKQILHQDPHATNYYGNKEVGNFLRDIMRPGSSKDWRTVLKEKTGEDLSARAMVDYFQPLMAYLKQQNKGRKYTM; this comes from the coding sequence ATGAAGAAATCCTATCTAAGCGGCCTCGCTCTTGCCACCTTGGGCACGGCGCTATGGTCGTGCGCACCTACGACCAAAACCCCTGCCGCTGCTACTGCCCCACCTGCTGCAACTGCACCAGGCCTCACCTATCAACCTAACTCCACCGACTGGCGTGCGCAAGCCGAAGCCTTTCTAAAGCAGTACTCTGCTGAGTACCAGCGGCTCTATACGGAGTCGAGCGAGGCAGAATGGCGTTCTAATACGCACATCGTACCCGGCGACACCACTAATTCGGGAGCTACGGCCCGCGCCAATGAGCGCATAGCTGCCTTTGCGGGCAGCGCCGAGAACATTCAGCGCCTTCGCCAGTTCCTGGACCACAAAGACCAGCTCTCCGAGATTCAGGTTAAGGAGCTGCAAACCGCCCTCTACAACGCTGCCAACTCGCCCCAAACGGTAGCCGACGTAGTAAAGCGCCGCATCAAAGCCGAAGCCGCCCAAACCGAAAAGCTCTACGGCTTCGACTACCAGTACAACGGAAAGTCCGTCACGACCAATGACCTCGACGAGCTGCTGCGCACCGAAAAGAACCCGCAGAAGCGCCAAGCTATCTGGGAAGCCAGCAAAGCCATCGGCCCCACGCTGAAAGAAGGCCTGCTGAACCTGCGCGGCCTGCGCAACCAAACCGTGCAAGCCCTCGGCTACTCCGACTTTTTCTCTTACCAAGCTTCCGACTACGGCATGAGCCGTGAGGAGATGATGGCGTTGGTACGCAAAATCAACGAGGAACTGCGCCCGCTCTACCGCGAGCTACACACCTACGCCCGCTACGAGCTAGCTAAGAAATACGGCGTGAAGCAAGTGCCCGATTACCTGCCCGCTTCGTGGGTGCCCAACCGTTGGGGCCAAGATTGGAGCAGCATGGTCGACGTGAAAGGTGTGAACCTCGATGCGACGCTTGCCAAGAAAGGCCCCGAGTGGCAAGTAAAGCAGGCCGAACGCTTCTACCAAAGCCTAGGTTTTCAGGCGCTGCCCGCCGTATTCTGGGAGAAAAGCAGCCTGTACCCGTTGCCCGCTGGCGCCAACTACAAGAAGAACAATCACGCTTCGGCCTGGCACATCGACCTTAACCAGGACGTGCGCAGCCTGATGAGCGTGGAGGCCAACACCGAGTGGTACGAAACCACTCACCACGAGCTAGGTCATATCTACTACTATCTCACCTACACCAACCCCGATGTGCCGCCGCTGTTGCGCCAGGGTGCTAACCGCGGCTACCACGAAGCCATGGGCAGCCTCATGGGCCTCGCGGCCAGCCAAAAGCCCTTCCTAGTAGGCTTGGAGCTGATGGACCCCAAAACCCAAACCGACCAGACCCAAACCCTGCTTAAGGAAGCGCTTAACTACGTGACATTCATTCCGTTCTCGTCGGGCGTGATGAGCGAGTGGGAAAACAGCTTCTATGCCGACAACCTGCCCGCCGACCAACTCAACGCTAAGTGGTGGGAGCTAGTGAAGAAGTATCAGGGCATCGTGCCCCCCACGGCGCGTGGTGAGCAGTACCTAGACCCTGCCACCAAAACACACATCAACGACGACCCCGCGCAGTACTACGACTATGCCCTGAGCTACGTCATCCTGTTCCAGCTCCACGACCACATTGCCAAGCAGATCTTGCACCAGGATCCGCACGCCACCAATTACTACGGCAACAAAGAAGTGGGCAATTTCCTGCGCGACATCATGCGTCCCGGCTCCAGCAAAGACTGGCGCACCGTGTTGAAAGAAAAGACCGGCGAAGACCTCTCCGCCCGCGCTATGGTCGACTACTTCCAGCCGCTAATGGCGTATCTGAAGCAGCAGAACAAGGGGCGGAAGTACACGATGTAA
- a CDS encoding O-methyltransferase — MNQIRAEFLRQLAEFGQANDQQATRRDERLLNITPDTGPFLALLIKATQARAVLEIGTSNGYSTIWLADAVQATGGHVTTVEVNEARATQARHNFQQAAFIDTITLEVTPAESFLPTIASNSFDFIFLDSDRTQYCAWWPLLHRLLRPGGLMVVDNAVSHQHQLVAFLALVEATRGTETSLVPLGKGELLIWKQR, encoded by the coding sequence ATGAATCAGATACGAGCGGAATTCCTCCGGCAGCTAGCGGAGTTTGGACAAGCGAATGACCAGCAGGCTACGCGCCGGGATGAGCGGCTACTTAACATTACGCCGGATACCGGACCGTTTCTCGCCCTACTCATCAAAGCGACGCAAGCGCGAGCTGTGCTCGAAATCGGGACATCCAATGGGTACTCTACCATTTGGCTGGCCGATGCGGTACAAGCTACGGGTGGCCACGTGACAACTGTAGAAGTGAACGAAGCTAGGGCTACGCAGGCGCGGCACAATTTTCAGCAAGCGGCATTTATCGATACGATTACGTTGGAAGTAACGCCAGCCGAAAGCTTCTTGCCTACCATCGCCAGCAACTCTTTCGACTTCATCTTCTTAGATTCGGACCGGACGCAGTACTGTGCGTGGTGGCCTCTGTTGCATCGCCTGCTACGTCCGGGCGGCCTGATGGTGGTAGATAATGCCGTGTCGCACCAGCACCAGCTCGTGGCTTTCTTGGCCTTGGTGGAAGCTACACGAGGAACAGAAACGTCGCTGGTGCCACTCGGGAAAGGCGAACTACTAATTTGGAAGCAGCGGTAA
- a CDS encoding zinc-dependent peptidase, whose translation MNYFIWLAVLAAVIFAFYRYVTRESRVRAAALAQDFPAAWRQVLTERVAFYLSLSKNEKQRFERAVQVFLAETRITGVQVEVEDTTRVLVAASAIIPVFGFPEWQYANLGEVLIVPDAWKQEKDPNKEVAPLDGTLLGSVQNFQNQHYMRLSKASLEQGFRDAMDKQNVGIHEFAHLLDQADGVIDGVPKLALPPELLQPWAEVMQREIQAIRDGKSEINPYGATNEAEFFAVVTEYFFEKPEKLQENHPELYQLLSRALRQNPKKRFLRFSVDPREWLKTLRSKRKFGRNDPCPCGSGKKYKDCHLLQQEKQAA comes from the coding sequence ATGAACTACTTCATCTGGCTGGCCGTACTGGCCGCCGTTATTTTTGCTTTTTACCGCTACGTCACCCGCGAAAGCCGCGTGCGTGCTGCGGCGCTGGCACAAGATTTTCCTGCCGCTTGGCGGCAGGTGCTAACGGAACGCGTGGCTTTTTATTTGTCGCTTTCGAAGAACGAAAAACAGCGCTTTGAGCGCGCGGTGCAAGTTTTCTTAGCCGAGACGCGCATCACGGGCGTGCAGGTAGAGGTCGAGGATACAACACGCGTGCTGGTGGCCGCCTCGGCCATCATCCCCGTATTTGGCTTCCCCGAGTGGCAGTACGCCAACCTAGGTGAGGTGCTGATTGTGCCCGATGCCTGGAAACAGGAAAAAGACCCGAACAAGGAGGTAGCTCCCCTGGATGGCACCTTGCTCGGCAGCGTGCAAAACTTTCAGAACCAACACTACATGCGCCTTTCCAAAGCTTCGCTGGAACAAGGCTTTCGGGACGCCATGGACAAGCAGAACGTCGGCATCCACGAGTTTGCCCACCTACTCGACCAGGCCGATGGAGTGATTGACGGCGTGCCGAAGCTAGCTCTGCCACCCGAATTGCTGCAACCTTGGGCCGAGGTGATGCAACGCGAAATCCAGGCGATTCGCGACGGCAAGTCCGAAATTAACCCTTACGGCGCCACCAACGAAGCCGAGTTCTTCGCCGTCGTGACTGAGTACTTCTTCGAGAAACCCGAGAAGCTCCAGGAAAACCATCCGGAGCTGTACCAACTACTCAGCCGTGCCCTGCGCCAGAACCCCAAGAAGCGTTTCTTGCGCTTTAGCGTCGATCCGCGTGAATGGTTAAAGACCCTGCGCAGCAAGCGCAAGTTTGGACGCAACGACCCGTGCCCGTGCGGTAGCGGCAAGAAATATAAGGACTGTCACTTATTACAGCAGGAGAAGCAAGCAGCGTGA
- a CDS encoding protein tyrosine phosphatase — translation MPTISPDARQLLFICSQNRWRSLTAERLFDQHPHYVARSAGTEPGARVRVTAGHLGWADVIFVMERKHADILRQKFAAELAGKPVICLRIPDKFQFLDHVLQDLLRERLQEHLGTPWQ, via the coding sequence TTGCCGACCATCTCCCCCGACGCCCGCCAGCTTCTCTTTATTTGCAGCCAGAATCGTTGGCGCAGCCTCACCGCCGAGCGCCTGTTCGACCAGCACCCACACTACGTGGCCCGCTCCGCGGGCACAGAGCCCGGAGCCCGCGTGCGCGTCACGGCCGGGCACCTAGGTTGGGCCGACGTTATTTTTGTGATGGAGCGCAAGCACGCAGATATTTTGCGGCAAAAGTTCGCCGCCGAGCTAGCCGGCAAGCCCGTCATCTGCCTGCGCATCCCCGACAAGTTTCAGTTCCTCGACCACGTACTGCAAGATTTGCTGCGCGAGCGGTTGCAAGAGCATTTAGGAACTCCTTGGCAATGA
- a CDS encoding GAF domain-containing protein gives MVNTVTPFPASLIPDNDAVRLRTLHQYRIVNTTPEKIFDEYAAWAAQLFNLPIALISLVDEDQVWFKATVGAQGIRSLTRGDSMCSAAILHDDAVVLSDYSKESCGLISQTVAEEIGLRFYAGAALQMPDKEKIGMLAVIGREPRDFSEAESELLVRLAQLVSQTIELRGHYLAHEQADEWEDAQQELAQRLDDNATLARYLTTRTHGIDLADEQVAQVIYRRLNTVQALLQKRLAVAA, from the coding sequence ATGGTCAACACTGTTACTCCTTTTCCCGCATCATTGATACCCGACAATGATGCGGTGCGGCTGCGCACGCTGCATCAATACCGTATTGTAAACACGACCCCAGAGAAGATTTTTGATGAGTACGCCGCCTGGGCCGCACAACTCTTCAACCTTCCTATTGCGCTGATCTCGCTCGTAGATGAAGATCAAGTTTGGTTTAAAGCAACTGTCGGCGCGCAGGGCATCAGAAGCCTGACGCGGGGTGACAGCATGTGCTCGGCGGCCATTCTGCATGATGATGCCGTAGTACTGTCCGACTATTCCAAGGAAAGTTGCGGCCTGATCAGCCAAACCGTTGCTGAAGAAATAGGCCTGCGTTTTTACGCGGGTGCCGCCTTGCAGATGCCCGACAAAGAGAAGATTGGGATGCTAGCGGTGATTGGACGTGAGCCGCGAGACTTCTCCGAGGCCGAATCGGAGCTGCTCGTGCGCCTGGCGCAACTAGTCAGCCAGACGATTGAGCTACGAGGCCATTACCTAGCCCACGAGCAGGCCGATGAGTGGGAAGATGCTCAACAAGAGCTAGCCCAGCGCCTCGACGATAACGCGACCTTGGCCCGCTACCTAACCACCCGCACGCACGGCATCGACCTAGCCGATGAGCAAGTAGCCCAGGTCATTTACCGTCGTTTGAATACTGTACAAGCTTTGCTGCAGAAGCGGCTGGCTGTGGCGGCGTAG
- a CDS encoding sterol desaturase family protein encodes MSTSITLTQASSIYAGHFLFTLVRYGLFAGVAYFIFWRWRKDRWQSRRVQQKFPEDKHLHTEVKYSLLTCLIFAAVGVGIFAARQAGYTRVYTNLADHGLGYLTFSMLALIVAHDTYFYWTHRFMHLPQVFKYVHRVHHLSHNPSPWAAFSFHPLEAIIEAGIVPLMVFIMPLHPLTLGLFMIYMMGMNVLGHLGYEPYPAGFLRSKFGRLHNTSTHHNMHHQYVKGNYGLYFNIWDRLMGTNHAKYVERFEAVTEGKQPQKQKAVQKAA; translated from the coding sequence ATGTCTACGTCCATCACCCTTACCCAAGCCAGCTCCATATATGCTGGCCACTTCTTATTCACCCTCGTCCGCTACGGGCTGTTTGCCGGCGTAGCGTACTTCATCTTCTGGCGCTGGCGCAAAGACCGTTGGCAGTCGCGGCGGGTGCAGCAGAAGTTTCCTGAAGACAAGCACCTACACACCGAGGTAAAGTACTCGCTGCTTACGTGTCTGATTTTCGCGGCCGTTGGGGTTGGCATTTTTGCGGCCCGCCAAGCCGGCTACACGCGCGTCTATACCAACCTAGCTGATCACGGCCTGGGGTATTTGACCTTCAGCATGCTGGCCCTGATTGTAGCGCACGACACCTATTTCTACTGGACGCACCGCTTTATGCATCTGCCCCAAGTATTTAAGTATGTGCACCGGGTGCACCACCTGTCGCACAATCCTTCGCCCTGGGCCGCTTTCTCCTTTCACCCGCTGGAGGCCATCATCGAAGCCGGTATTGTACCGCTGATGGTGTTCATCATGCCCTTGCACCCGCTTACCCTAGGCCTCTTTATGATCTACATGATGGGCATGAACGTGCTCGGGCACCTAGGGTATGAGCCGTATCCTGCCGGTTTTCTGCGCAGTAAGTTTGGGCGCTTGCATAATACCAGCACGCACCACAACATGCATCACCAGTACGTGAAGGGCAACTACGGCTTGTACTTTAACATTTGGGACCGGCTCATGGGCACCAACCACGCCAAGTACGTGGAGCGTTTTGAAGCCGTAACGGAAGGCAAGCAGCCGCAAAAACAAAAGGCCGTGCAGAAAGCTGCGTAG